The Paraburkholderia agricolaris genome includes the window CTAAACAGAACGCAGCGCACGCCAGTGTTCTGCCCACATTGAGCGACAAGCGCCAGCAGAGACTCGTACATGTCGAGCGTCATTGCGTTGTGACGCTCGGGGCGATCGATCACGATCTCCGCTGCACCGGACGGGTAGACCGTGAGCTTGACGGGATCGCTCATGGCGCTGTCCCGTTGATTTCGGCAAAGATTTCCTCGTTATGCTCGCCCAGCAGCGGCGGATGACGGCGCACCGTTTGCGGCGTACCGAGCATCTTCACAGGAAAGCCGATGTTCTTGACCTTGCCTTCGTTCGGGTGGTTGATTTCCATGCACATCCGCCGGTGCGTGGCATGCTCGCTTTCGAACGCCTCGGGATAGGACAGGATCGGGCCGGCTGGAATGCCGGCGGCGAGCATCGCGTCGACCCATGCGTGGCTGTCGCGCTTCGCGAATTCCTGTTCCAGGGTTTCGATCAACGCCTCGCGATTCTTCAGGCGCAGCGACACGCTTGCATAATCCGCGTGCGCGACGAGGTCGGGACGCGCCAGCAGTTCGCACAGTTTCGTCCATAGCTTCTGGTTCGTCGCGCCCATCACGAAGTAGCCGTCCCGCGCCTTCACGGCCTGGTAGGGCGCACTCATCTTGTTGCTGGTGCCGAGCGGTGTCGGCGGCACGCCGGTGCCCCAGTACTCCGACATGTCCCAGATCGAGAAGGCCATGATCGAATCGAACAACGAGGCGTCGATGTGTTGACCCTCGCCCGTTTTTTGCGCGCCGATGTAGGCCGACAGCAGTCCGTAAACGG containing:
- a CDS encoding CaiB/BaiF CoA transferase family protein, whose amino-acid sequence is MTDSKHLPLQGIRVLDVSQVMAGPFACMLLADMGADVIKVEPPEGDQTRGAMGFRMKGPDSMGFLNMNRNKRSLTLDLKSDAGREFFYELAKTADVIVENYRPGVVQRLAIDYESIRAINPKIVYVSISGFGQSGPWASRPGFDLMAQAMSGVMSVTGYKGGKPVKAGVPVADIGCALFAVYGLLSAYIGAQKTGEGQHIDASLFDSIMAFSIWDMSEYWGTGVPPTPLGTSNKMSAPYQAVKARDGYFVMGATNQKLWTKLCELLARPDLVAHADYASVSLRLKNREALIETLEQEFAKRDSHAWVDAMLAAGIPAGPILSYPEAFESEHATHRRMCMEINHPNEGKVKNIGFPVKMLGTPQTVRRHPPLLGEHNEEIFAEINGTAP